A stretch of Microtus pennsylvanicus isolate mMicPen1 chromosome 5, mMicPen1.hap1, whole genome shotgun sequence DNA encodes these proteins:
- the LOC142851296 gene encoding ubiquitin carboxyl-terminal hydrolase 17-like protein B has translation MEAAQWLSEGESHCKATPARKSSTNTVDPDSSVCSYPSALSALAAPAAPDLRPDEGLVVVELAARAKPRISWERFHSVGAGLQNTGNSCYLNAALQCLTHTPPLANYMLSREHSQSCGHQGGCPMCAMEAHVTQSFRQSGEVMQPSKKLTDAFHKHKQEDAHEFLMFTLNAMHESCLRGSEHSGAPSENSTPIHAIFGGSWRSQIKCLHCQGTSDSFNPFLDISLDIHEAQSVKQALEDLVQAEVLCGENAYHCDHCQGKTTASKTLMVQTAPKVLMLVLNRFSGFTGDKVDRKVSYPESLDLRPYMTQPNRGPSVYVLYAVLVHAGLTCHSGHYFCYVRAGNGKWYKMDDSKVARCDVTSVLSEPAYVLLYVRETELEKDSVTGPVGTVGQDRQRKLNRGSCVGAAEPHRPVERAAAKEITLDQWKALLEHNRPKPPLNLRKTESTLPVDAVVIHQPRHRGHWDTNGPDKENYPCHTSARFSPAQSAMGTQEGRFRTKKNKQRWRSLVV, from the coding sequence ATGGAGGCAGCCCAGTGGCTCTCAGAAGGTGAATCTCACTGCAAGGCCACTCCAGCTCGGAAGTCCTCGACCAACACTGTTGATCCTGACTCATCTGTTTGTTCTTATCCTTCAGCACTGTCAGCCCTGGCAGCTCCTGCCGCCCCAGACCTGCGTCCAGATGAAGGGCTAGTGGTAGTAGAGCTGGCTGCCAGGGCCAAGCCCAGAATCAGTTGGGAGAGGTTCCACAGCGTGGGTGCGGGTCTCCAGAACACTGGAAACAGTTGCTACCTTAATGCAGCCTTGCAGTGTCTGACCCACACGCCACCTCTTGCCAACTACATGCTCTCCCGGGAGCACTCTCAGAGCTGCGGTCACCAGGGAGGCTGTCCAATGTGTGCCATGGAAGCTCATGTGACCCAGAGTTTCCGCCAGTCCGGGGAGGTCATGCAGCCTTCAAAGAAGCTGACTGACGCCTTCCACAAGCACAAGCAGGAGGATGCCCACGAGTTTCTGATGTTCACCTTGAACGCCATGCACGAATCCTGCCTTCGAGGGAGCGAGCACTCAGGAGCCCCATCTGAGAACAGCACCCCTATCCACGCGATATTTGGAGGCTCATGGAGATCTCAGATCAAGTGTCTCCACTGCCAGGGCACCTCAGATTCCTTTAACCCGTTCCTGGACATATCCCTGGATATCCACGAGGCTCAGAGTGTGAAGCAAGCCTTGGAGGATTTAGTGCAGGCCGAAGTGCTGTGTGGAGAAAATGCCTACCACTGTGACCATTGCCAGGGGAAGACGACAGCTTCGAAGACCCTGATGGTCCAAACTGCCCCGAAGGTTCTCATGCTGGTCTTGAATCGCTTCTCAGGTTTCACGGGCGACAAAGTCGACAGAAAAGTGAGCTACCCTGAGTCCCTTGACCTGCGGCCATACATGACTCAGCCAAATAGAGGACCATCGGTCTATGTACTCTATGCTGTGCTGGTCCATGCCGGTTTGACGTGTCACAGTGGACATTACTTCTGTTATGTCAGAGCTGGCAATGGGAAGTGGTATAAGATGGACGACTCGAAAGTCGCCAGGTGTGATGTGACTTCTGTCCTGAGTGAGCCAGCCTATGTGCTTCTCTATGTTCGGGAGACTGAACTCGAAAAGGACAGTGTCACTGGGCCAGTAGGCACAGTTGGCCAAGACCGACAGAGAAAGCTCAACAGAGGATCTTGTGTGGGGGCTGCAGAGCCACACAGGCCCGTGGAGAGAGCTGCAGCCAAAGAAATTACCTTAGACCAGTGGAAAGCGCTTCTGGAACACAACCGCCCGAAACCCCCACTGAACCTCAGGAAAACCGAGTCCACTCTGCCAGTTGATGCTGTTGTTATTCACCAGCCCAGACACAGAGGGCACTGGGACACAAATGGTCCCGACAAGGAGAATTACCCATGTCACACTTCAGCCAGGTTCTCGCCTGCTCAGAGTGCCATGGGCACCCAGGAAGGAAGATTCAGAACCAAGAAGAACAAGCAAAGGTGGAGGTCTCTGGTTGTTTAA